The Erigeron canadensis isolate Cc75 chromosome 4, C_canadensis_v1, whole genome shotgun sequence genome window below encodes:
- the LOC122597454 gene encoding 2-oxoglutarate-dependent dioxygenase 19-like, whose product MNSVKALLTESPDLKTIPSIYAYSSNSKELVALDTYDSIPTIDFSLLTCDDPVIRFQVIQDLGNACNDWGFFQVINHGVPETLMKMVIEKSHGFFNLTEKEKKDFEGKDVFDPIKYGTSFNNKKDEVIYWRDYLKINLHPEFHCPNKPLGLREVFFEYSKRAREVANGLLSGISTSLGLDQTYVKKALNLDTGSQMCVINLYPPCPQPELAIGLPPHSDYGLFTLLINNGVGGLQIKHKGKWINIHNTLPNSLLINTGDQLEVFSNGKYKSVEHRAVLNNVVTKISVVIAYGPTLDTVVAPADKLMDEERCPAAYAPMKYKDYIEMQQRGQLVRKSCLERVRA is encoded by the exons ATGAATTCTGTTAAAGCATTGTTAACCGAATCACCCGATCTAAAAACCATTCCTTCTATCTACGCCTACTCAAGTAACTCTAAGGAGCTCGTTGCATTAGATACTTATGATTCAATCCCTACTATTGATTTTTCCTTGCTAACATGTGACGATCCTGTTATACGGTTCCAAGTGATCCAAGACCTTGGTAATGCATGCAACGATTGGGGATTTTTTCAG gTGATTAATCATGGCGTACCCGAAACACTGATGAAAATGGTAATTGAAAAATCACATGGCTTTTTCAACTTGACggaaaaagagaagaaagattTTGAGGGAAAAGATGTCTTTGATCCGATTAAATATGGAACCAGCTTTAATAACAAGAAGGATGAAGTAATCTATTGGAGGGATTATCTCAAGATTAATCTACACCCGGAGTTTCATTGCCCAAACAAGCCCTTAGGTCTCAG GGAGGTTTTCTTTGAGTACTCGAAAAGAGCCAGAGAGGTAGCAAATGGGCTCCTTAGTGGGATATCAACTAGCCTAGGACTCGACCAAACTTATGTAAAAAAGGCATTAAATTTAGATACGGGTTCACAAATGTGTGTAATCAACCTTTACCCACCTTGCCCACAACCCGAATTGGCAATAGGGTTGCCACCTCATTCGGATTATGGCCTCTTCACACTCCTTATCAACAACGGTGTAGGTGGACTCCAAATCAAGCACAAGGGTAAATGGATCAATATTCACAACACTCTTCCCAATTCGTTACTAATCAATACCGGAGACCAACTTGAG GTTTTCAGTAACGGGAAGTATAAGAGTGTGGAGCATCGGGCTGTTCTAAATAACGTTGTAACGAAAATATCAGTAGTTATAGCGTACGGGCCTACACTGGATACCGTGGTAGCTCCGGCCGATAAGTTGATGGATGAAGAAAGGTGCCCGGCTGCATATGCTCCTATGAAGTACAAGGACTATATTGAAATGCAACAACGCGGTCAACTCGTTCGGAAGAGTTGTTTGGAACGGGTTCGGGCATGA